The genomic stretch CCTTACCGTTGATCGGGGAGGCGGTATGCGTAGCGGCAACGGGTCGTGCTTCAGTTGTTTGTGCGACGGGTGCCGGTTGTTTCTTCTCTTCTGTTTTTTGAGGAGCCGGGGCGGCGGGTGCTTCCGCTTTGCTTTCTTCCTCCCTGGGCGCTTCTGCTGCGGCCTTACTTTTTGCTTCTTCCTCTTTCAGGATGCCCTTGATATCTTCTCCTTTTTCACCGAGGATGGCCAGGACAGAATCCACCGGGGCGGCTTTACCTTTATCCACACCTATGTGAAGGAGCACTCCGTCCTGGAATGATTCGAATTCCATGGTGGCCTTGTCTGTTTCGATCTCGGCCAGAAGGTCTCCGGATTTCACATTATCGCCTACCTTCTTATGCCATGCTGCCACAACCCCTTCGGTCATGGTATCACTAAGCTTGGGCATTCTAACAATTTCCGCCATACGGTTGTGCTTCTAAGGTAAATGAATCTTTTAGTCGATGATGTAGGGGTAATCCTGCTGCATGTACACATCCTTGTAAAGTTCGGATGGGTCCGGGAACGGTGATTCTTCGGCAAATTTCACCGCTTCATCCACTTCTTTGTTCACCTTCTTCTGGATATCTTCAATGGCTTTATCAGTGGCCATTTTATCTTTCCTGATCTTGTTAAGAACGGTCTCGATCGGATCGATGGCTTTGTATTTCTCCACCTCTTCCTTGGTCCGGTACTTCTGAGGATCGGACATGGAGTGGCCTTTGTAACGGTAGGTTTTTATTTCCAGGAGGGTAGGGCCTTCGCCTTTTCTGGCGCGTTCAGCTGCCTCTGCGATGGCTTCATGCACCGCTTCACAGCTCATGCCATCTACGGGTTTGGAAGGCATCTCGTAAGCATGACCTGTTTTGTAGAGGTCAACCACATTGGACTGGCGGGCTACCGAGGTACCCATGGCGTAGTTGTTATTTTCAAT from Flavobacteriales bacterium encodes the following:
- a CDS encoding pyruvate dehydrogenase (acetyl-transferring) E1 component subunit alpha, coding for IENNNYAMGTSVARQSNVVDLYKTGHAYEMPSKPVDGMSCEAVHEAIAEAAERARKGEGPTLLEIKTYRYKGHSMSDPQKYRTKEEVEKYKAIDPIETVLNKIRKDKMATDKAIEDIQKKVNKEVDEAVKFAEESPFPDPSELYKDVYMQQDYPYIID